The Anguilla rostrata isolate EN2019 chromosome 1, ASM1855537v3, whole genome shotgun sequence nucleotide sequence GCCGatcacaataattagttctcctaccatgctgaagagttatgctaattagaatcagctggtttagtgcatggtgatggagcaaatacatggtcagtcttttttactctttgaagccgggttacccaaaACCTGAAAATATCCGTTGAAAACAAATGGAGCTTGTTGTCCGCGAACGGCGAAAagtcaaacctgcattgtgtacATTTAACCACACAGTTATGGTTAAGTTGAACACATTTTCATCAAACTTTATTGATAAAAACTTTACTTTTGCTTTCACAACAAACCTGCGTTCACAGTGGGTCTACAGTCCCAGGATTGTAAAACACTGACATAGACTAAACAATGTGAAGTATTTCAATTTATTGGTGGTCATGCATGTTCAGAACCACTTGAAAAGTATTTAAGTGCTAAAAATTGAGGTTCTAGGCGAGGGAAGGGAAAGAGATATCTCTTTTTATATACTCTGttgtattttctgtaattttctgaaAAGATTATGTTTGGGTGGGCATTGATGTAGCATGTGTTTGAATAAGAACTATTGAATATATTACAACCTTCTGTCTCTGTATGATTTCTCTGATGGACTGTGATTTCTGTCAACATGTATCAAATAAATGTCTTGAAAAAATAGATAATGAAGATTTTCAGGGTCGATTACAATGTGTGCAGCAGCAGTTTGAACTGCGAAAGCTATCTGAATCTGGAAGTAAGGATTAGCTTTTCCCATTGTGAGGCAGTTCTGCTAAGCACCCAGCAATTGACCATAAAAGTTCATTTATAATTGATTACTTCTGATTTGGTTaacaacatactgtatatctgcaTTGTATTAGCTAAAATAATTATACATCcatctataataataataataataataataataataataataataataataataataataataataataataataagttaatATTGTacaatgtttttgtatgattttattatttttgtactgtttaAGAGTGTTATATTGACTGTTGTGCAGTAGCTCCTCATTTGTCCATTCTCCTTTTGATGTTACTCTgctgaatgtttgtgttttggaaaTTAATGCTACTTTATGTATTCTAATTTAACTGTAAATGCAGACTGTTACTGTTTTATGAAGTCGAAGTAGCTTGATCATCAGAGCAGCAATTGTAAGACACATTCTACATTTTTGGCATGTTTGTGTCtcacacattttctgtgaaagttaaaaaaaaaatattcacagcttCACGTTCCGAGCATGATTCAGGAAAGGCCACATATGAGAAGTTCctcttttgtgtgcatttatactTGTGCTCTGCAGGCTGagggtcagtgtgcagtggaGACAGACTGGGTATTCTTCTGTTCTACAGTAAGTACATTTCTACCACTTGGCTCAAGCAAACTACAGATTAATCAGGTTGCCACTTttattgaaattcaattaaaaagaaCTGTACTGAAGTTGATTTATTCTGTCTATAATGGAAACACATTAAGTTCATTTTTCTAAAGAGACATTGTGGTTGTCGGTGATTTTCTATTTTGCCTAAAGGTAGAGAAATTACAGATTGAGTGTAAACATTGTATTCCTCAAATATTATCGTATATTGTGATAAACTGAATCTCATACAGgcattttaaagtgtgtgtCAAAATAGACATTATACGCACTGAAAGGACACCGCAATATGAATTAGCCTTTTGACTTTTCGCCATTTTAATCCGGTCATTTTGCCGTGTGGACTGAAATTGAAAGTAATTTATGCTTGGTCACATTTGAGTTGGCAATTACATAACACAAATACAATTCTTAACAAATAGCAATCTtgtaaatatatgcacatacagtataatgtaTTGATAAATTCAATGCCATTTAAAGCTATGGACTATGTATGAATGATGTTTAACAATGAAACATCATTCTTAACAGTGACAGTTGGCTAGGGTTGGGTAACAGTGTTTGTGCACTACCAGGAAGTAACACGTGCAAACAGCTTCAGTATAAGGGCAATACTGGAAACACGCTTTTGTAGTTTGAAGAGGTCTGATGCTTTGGCCCTATAGGTATGAGTTTTCACATGTTCATGATTTTATCGTTTATGAAAGTATcttaaaaaagatttaaaagtaTCACAAGCAATTAACCAATTGAATTATATGGAATTGGAACCACTCCAGCCAAATTATAATCCAGGATACAtgctaaaatattcattttttcattttaaaatgaaatattcagagGAGGGCAAATGATTAGTCTCCCAAGCCTTATTTATATATCGATAAATGCTTTTtgctttaaaagtaaaattaaactTCACAAACATTCATGAACTCAACATGACTAAAACAGAGTTTTAAGATTgtgttcattttccatttcattgtgTTGTACATGTATGGTCTATTTATCTTTATTAAAGATTActgattcaaaaaaaaaaattaagaaaacgaTCCTTATTCTTataattttcttgttctttagTTTCATACTCAACAAAACCCATTGCCCATTGTGAAGATGTCATGCCTTTaaggaaaagaaggaaagatatttgaaaatatattttttttttgtgtgcgtttggAGAAAGTCTTAGAAACTCAGAGGAGTGTTGACATGTCCAGTGTGTAAGGGCTGAATGACTGTGGCCGTGTTGTCTTCTTTCCTTGAGCTCATGAGTTCCTTTCTTTGGCTCTGTCAGGACACTCAGTCACAACACATAACAGCCCATTTCATGTGGTTTCATTGATTTCTAGGATATATATTGGGCCAGGTGGTGCTGGACTACAAGCAACAGAAGACGGGAACCAATTCCTCaacaaatgtaattgttttattgaaatttgcATTCTAAACTCTTCTGCAGTCTTTTTTCCATCAATTATGTTCTGTTTTGAGCATCAAGGCGGATTAAAGATTTATGTTTATGGCAAGATGTGTGATTCATGGCACTCTGTAGGGCAGCctacaatacatacaaatgattaattaaaaaaataaaagggtgtcagtgctgttttctAACTTCAGTTCCTCTGCTCCTCAGAGTCATGATTGAAGCAGAGAGGTTCATCCTCATTGGCTGCCTGCTGCAAGGTGGGTCATTAAAGGGGTGGGGTCTAACTCTATACTGGAAAGATGTACAGCGATCCAAAGGGATGACTGTAGATTATTATGGtataaaaacatgatttttatatataaatttgtGGAGAATGGATGTgctttatattaattataattgcagctttcagtcagtaaaacgtttattgtattaaatatgaataaaacattcgcACAGCAAAGTCTCGTGAGGTCTGTAaagctgctgttgtgtgtgtataaagctGACCCAAATCCCCATATAACTGCTGTATTTACTgatatgtgctgtgtgtgttttaggagCCCTTGGGAGAAAGTTTGAAGTCTGGATGCCTCAGAGTATAGAAGCTCTGAGTGGATCCTGTGTGCTGATTCCCTGCAGATTTGATATAAAATCTGAATTTGACAGAGATCTGACAGCTAAGGCTAAAGGACTATGGAAAAAAAGTAGCATTAACGGTGAAATCGTGTTCGATTCCAGCAGAACTGAGAACGAAATTAAAGGAACATTAACTGGAAAACTGAAGGAGAGGAACTGCACCACAATCCTGGATCGCTTCCCTCCATCTTACAGTGATTATTTCTTCAGATTGGAATCCTTAAATAAACTCAAGTATGATTATACTCCAGCTGTCAAAATTAATGCAAAAGGTACTGCATTTGCTGTTATGCCTTTTTCACTGTGTGCCATTGTGTTGATtctatacatttaaaattattgtcCTCTATGAGAAATACACGTTGGatgtaaaataaagaatgaaaatgatttgtctttagatttcacatttaaatgctGTTAGTTAGATGCTGTTGATGTGCTGATTAGTGTGTgttctgaattctgtgtgtctCTCCAATCCGGAGACAGACAGTAACCCATCCTCATATCTCCATGCCTCCTAGACTCTCCACCCAAACCCAAGATAACCACAGAGAGGCTGGAGGTGATGGAGGGGAcctctgtgagtttgagctgctctgctgcagcccccTGTCCCGAACTCCCCCCAAATCTGACATGGACCCCCAGGCTGAGTGACAGTGTGGATCAACTGCAAGAGAATGAGGATCGAACCAAATCTGTGTCTTCTGTTCTGACCTTCACTGCTTCCCACCTCCACCATGGGCAGAAGATCACCTGCAGGGCACTTTACACACTGCAACAAGGAGACACTCAGAAGACATCTGAGGCCAGTCTGACTCTCAGAGTTCTGTGTAAGAGAGCTGGATTTGAAAGTATTATTCTtagcttttttaaatcattgataataataataataataataataataataataataataattgctttGAGCATTGTTCATGGTCAGTATGCTGTGCAGAATTATCACCATGATtgaataatgacaataaatacaatgataaaaataaaaatcataaacaagcaaatgtaAATTACCTGATGTTGTGCTCATCCGTTATAGCAGCGGAGGACAATCCTTTCTGAACAAttctggtgtgggtgcaggtttttgttttatgccaGCACTAATATATCTGATTCAAGACCTTgattatttcaataattaaatcagGTGTTGTAATGCTGGGATAAAACTAAAACACAACtgacattttcagataagattggacacccctatTTTAAAGCACGCAACTGTTACACATCATCAGATTGTGTATAACTCCTCACAAACTAAGAAAataagttttgtatttttgtatcaCTTAGATCCTCCTAAGAACACCTCAGTGTCAATCAGTCCCTCTGGATCAGTGTTGGcgggcagctctgtgactctgacctgcagcagtaatgccaacccagcagtgcagaactacacctggtataaaGTGAATGGGACAGAGATGAACACTGTAGGAACTGGACAAAATATCACCTTCACTGTGACTGAGTCCAGTGGCAGCGAACAGtactactgtgaa carries:
- the LOC135239150 gene encoding sialoadhesin-like, giving the protein MIQERPHMRSSSFVCIYTCALQAEGQCAVETDWVFFCSTDIYWARWCWTTSNRRREPIPQQIVMIEAERFILIGCLLQGALGRKFEVWMPQSIEALSGSCVLIPCRFDIKSEFDRDLTAKAKGLWKKSSINGEIVFDSSRTENEIKGTLTGKLKERNCTTILDRFPPSYSDYFFRLESLNKLKYDYTPAVKINAKDSPPKPKITTERLEVMEGTSVSLSCSAAAPCPELPPNLTWTPRLSDSVDQLQENEDRTKSVSSVLTFTASHLHHGQKITCRALYTLQQGDTQKTSEASLTLRVLYPPKNTSVSISPSGSVLAGSSVTLTCSSNANPAVQNYTWYKVNGTEMNTVGTGQNITFTVTESSGSEQYYCEAQNEHGKDNSANVQLNVIYMLQISGSGSCSRTEAEISCSCESRGNPSPSMEWRVSGLRVTNSTDRVIREEQLGNTGLRSSLTMRQSQGDTPTLLCISTNTLGSTSLQLHLPSPQQRWGIYIYGFL